The following is a genomic window from Luteitalea sp..
GTAGCACGCCCTTTCCGTTCGCGCCCGCGGCCCAATGGACGACCGCGCTGCCCGGAAAGTGACCGCCGGGCTGGGTCAGGGTCACGCCCAGCAGCAGCTCCAGCGTTGCCGACCACGGGCGGATCACCGGATCGTGTCTGGCCACCCAGTCCAGGTGCTGCTCGGCCACGAGCACCGGGACCCCACCCAGCTCTCGACTCCACTCCACCTGCACGCCGAACATGTGTGGATGGCTAGCGGCGATCGCGACCACCTCACCCAGCTCGCGCACCCGTTCCACTGCGGCGGTGTCCAGGTACCCGATCGGGTCCCACAGCAGGTTTCCCGCCGGCGTGCGGAGCAACTTGGTTTGCTGACCTATCCCCGCCTCTGGATCACTCGTGATGCCCCACAGGTTCGGTTCAAGCTCCACCACGAAGGTGCGGCAACCGGACGCGGCCAGTTCCGCCAGCGTCGTCCACCGCTGGCCCGTGGCCGGCACCCACTGGCGCTCATCGGCGCAGATCGCGCACAGCTCGACCTTCTCGGCGTGCTCCACGGCGCACGTCTGACAAATCCAGAAATCCATCTCACAGTCCTTCCACACGTCCGCACCTGCATAACGGTCTCCAAGATCACCGTCCGCGCGAGCCCGGGGGAAACTCGATCCCCTGACTCCGCGGGACAGGAGACGACAAATCGAGCACCATCCGCTCGGTGAGCGATGCGAGCGCGTTGTCGAGGACCCGGGCCCAGTCGTCGTTGTGCTCCAGCAGGTGTCGCATGAAGATTCCCGGGACGGTGCTGCGATACTGGACGAGGTCGACCACCTCGTCGCAGAAGGGTAATGCCGTCCCGTCGATGCCCCGGTACCGGTTCGACCGGACCAACGTTCTCAGCCAGCCCCTCCCGCAGCCCCATCCTCCACGAGTGCGCAGCGGGCGAGCCACCGAGCGTTGATGGTGTAGCTCGTCGTGTCCCCGTACGGTCGCGGGTCATCAAGCCCCTGATACCACAGAGGCCCACTTCCCGACATTGACTTCAGATTCCTCGCGACGGGATCAGCGTCCCTCAGCATGTGCGCGTCTCCTCGTGCTGCGTACCGCACGGTCTCGGCGGTCATCCGTCCGGCGATTCTAGGCACCGCGGCAGTGGCAACGACAGTGCCAGAAGTCATGTGGTCATCGCATGACTTTGCACACTAGGCGACAGCCGTCGAAGCTTCCTATCTTCTCTTCAGAGGACCCGGAATCGTCCCGGAACGGTTCATCAAGGAGGATTCGGTATGCGCGCCGTTCGCACCGCGGACATCGTCGCGACTGGCTGTCGATCACGCGTCAAGATCGGAGGCGCGTCTTGAACGTCCAAGCACGCGCCGAGTCTCGGTGGTCGCCTAGAACCCGGGATGCGCGACGGTATCATGGGACCGGAGCTGATGGCCGTGATGCGGGCTCAGGCCGAGCGCTTCGGCACGGAGATGCACACGATCGACGTGTCGCGCGTCGATCTCTCGCAGCCACCATTTCTCGTCGTGGGAGGGGACGGCACGGAGGTCCGCGCGCGTGCGGTCATCGTGGCGACCGGGGCATCGGCCATGTTGCTCGGTCTCCCGGCTGAAACGACGCTGATGGGCACGGGGTCTCCACGTGCGCCACCTGCGACGGCTTTTTCTTCCGCAACAAGGCGGTCGCAGTCATCGGCGGGGGCGATTCGGCCATGGAGGAGGCCACCTACCTGGCACGTCTTGCGTCGCAGGTGACGGTCGTGCACCGGCGCCGGGAGTTGCGCGCGTCCAAGATCATGCAGGAGAAGGCGTTCGCCAACCCGAAGATCACCTTCATGTGGGATACCGTCGTCGAGGACATCAGCGACGCCGGACAAAAGACGGTGACCGGGCTCTCGCTGCGGAACGTCAGGAGCGGGGAGCCGAGCACGCTTGCCGTTGACGGCGTGTTCCTCGCCATCGGCCACCGACCGAATACGGCGCTCTTCACGGGCCAGCTCGAGATGGATCAGAACGGGTATCTCATCACACGCAGCGGCACCGCGACGAACGTGCCGGGCGTCTTTGCATGCGGTGATGTGCAGGACCACGTGTACCGCCAAGCCGTGACCGCCGCAGGTTCCGGCTGCATGGCGGCGTTGGATGCCGAGCGGTACCTGGAAGGGATTCCGCGGGATACCTACAACGTGGAGCCAGTCTCACAAGCGACGGGAGAGCACTGAAGAACAATGCTCAATGCCCAATGCTTAATAGCGGGTTTACCCCAGGCCGGGCTTACGCCGCAAATCGAGCGTCGCGAGCGATTTCCCGCTCCTTGTGCGTGCGGTGTGTGGGCAGCGGTTGGTGTGAGACCGTGCAGCGTCGGCGGCTGTGGTCCTTTCGGCGTGATCCTGGCGGCGTCCGTGTGGCCCGGTGCTGTGGGCGTGCAGCGTCACGCGGCTGCGTCCGAGAACGGACGTTCCGTCAATCTCGCGAAAAACCGTCTAATAGTTCCTATCGTCCTACTCGCCATCAAGGCTATGCAAAAAGTCGGCACGCGGCCTCGGATCGAACCGGCGTTCGGGTGGCTGAAGACGATCGCCTGGATGCGCAAGGTCAAGCTGCGTGGCCTGCCCAAAGGTCGACCGGCTCTTCGTGTCCACGAGTGCGGCCTTCAATCTGATTCGGCTGCCCAAGCTGCTGCCCAGTCCGGCATGATGCGGGTGACGTGTCTTCACCGGCCGCCTCGCGCACTGCAGGACGGACGCACACAGCGGTTCGAGCCACGGTCGCGATAGAATTCGCCGACTCGATGAAGACGAGGCTGCTCATCATCCACCGTTTTTCAGCGGCCTCTTAGGCCGCACGACCTATCTATGCGCCTTACTCAGGTCTTTCGAACCTTCTTGATCAGCGATGTGCTGGTGACGGTAGCCAGCAACTTCGCCGGCTCTCAGGCAACCGACGCGGTTGAGAATCACGCTTCCGTGTCGCTTCTCTACATCCTTGTCTCGATCGGCGTAGGCTTCGCGTGGATTAGTGCGCTTGTTGGGCTTTGGCGGTTTCGCAATTGGGCCCGGGTTGTTTATCTTGGGTTGGCTGGTGTTGGGCCCTTAGCCCA
Proteins encoded in this region:
- a CDS encoding MBL fold metallo-hydrolase → MDFWICQTCAVEHAEKVELCAICADERQWVPATGQRWTTLAELAASGCRTFVVELEPNLWGITSDPEAGIGQQTKLLRTPAGNLLWDPIGYLDTAAVERVRELGEVVAIAASHPHMFGVQVEWSRELGGVPVLVAEQHLDWVARHDPVIRPWSATLELLLGVTLTQPGGHFPGSAVVHWAAGANGKGVLLSSDTIFANPDGKSVSFMRSFPNRIPLSAAVVERVTQHVERFAFDRLYGNFDIVIGCDAKAVVRRSADRHIAWVHGDFDHLT